A portion of the Hydractinia symbiolongicarpus strain clone_291-10 chromosome 10, HSymV2.1, whole genome shotgun sequence genome contains these proteins:
- the LOC130612846 gene encoding zinc finger protein 445-like, producing MAEKPEDLNLPTAVIARMIKEVLPEGINISKEARAAISKSASVFVLYATSCANNIAVKHKRKTLSAFDVFEAIEEMEFPSFIEPLKDGLEVYKKEQKGKKDAAELKRKQRAEATEKQETDAGEKKKKSSENEEDESMTEVTSVTEVTNEQEKKKEEEPEKWKMEGGGGGGQLGGGYISSAHCSSPEDLSYPNFFQAFIENFKYTLNLLLKISRSCLLNSFQNSEKRCPQGLLPDFKAASAFFSSNNAGFDVKKARGRGCPVPFAGPSLITVSAVRTEEAEEAFLGYKQNGWGFFDFVILGLPLDKKPLNWLIMPRSFLVKTIKTNERKKRLWNNNNDVLNSAGNKMAQSIEHKEVTKDTFVQNWKYIFETDVPKPAVSCRATPATVDCARNVNNNNNKDWFNNYLHIAKQEIWMKPGALKKDLSLPVESMLKNRYNCSQCEKAFNTVHGLEVHVRRSHPGKLRPYHCELCGKTFGHKISLQQHKETIHSAFRSFTCTECGKAFKRSSTLSTHMLIHSNTRPYACVYCGKRFHQKSDMKKHTYVHTGERPYQCGACNKAFSQSSNLITHMRKHSGFKPFRCDICSRDFYRKVDLRRHVLMQHKQYMLN from the exons ATGGCAGAAAAGCCAGAAGACTTGAATTTGCCGACTGCAGTGATAGCAAGAATGATCAAAGAAGTG CTTCCTGAAGGTATTAACATTTCGAAAGAGGCAAGAGCTGCCATCAGCAAGTCTGCAAGTGTGTTTGTTTTGTATGCAACATCATG CGCCAATAACATTGCAGTGAAGCATAAAAGAAAAACCCTGTCTGCTTTTGATGTGTTTGAAGCGATAGAAGAAATGGAGTTTCCATCATTCATCGAACCATTGAAAGATGGATTAGAAG TTTATAAGAAAGAACAAAAGGGAAAGAAAGATGCAGCcgagttaaaaagaaaacaaagagcTGAAGCTACTGAGAAACAAGAGACTGACGCCggcgaaaaaaagaaaaaatcatcTGAAAACGAAGAAGATGAATCGATGACAGAAGTGACGTCTGTGACGGAAGTGACGAATGAACAGGAAAAAAAGAAGGAAGAAGAACCAGAAAAAT GGAAAATGGAGGGCGGAGGTGGCGGTGGACAACTTGGTGGAGGATACATTTCCTCTGCACACTGTAGCTCGCCCGAGG ATCTCAGTTATCCAAATTTCTTTCAAGCATTTATTGAGAATTTTAAATATACGCTCAATCTGTTGTTA AAAATTAGTAGGAGCTGCTTGTTAAATAGCTTTCAAAATAGTGAAAAACGG TGCCcacagggtttgttgcctgattTCAAAGCTGCTAGCGCCTTCTTTTCGTCTAACAACGCCGGCTTCGATGTGAAAAAGGCAAGAGGACGAGGTTGTCCA gtccccttcgcaggaccctcgttgataacaGTATCAGCAGTGAGAACTGAAGAGGCTGAAGAGGCTTTTCTAG gatACAAACAAAATGGGTGgggattttttgattttgtcaTTTTGGGTTTACCTTTGGATAAGAAACCATTAAACTGGTTAATCATGCCTCGATCATTTTTGGTAAAGACTATTAAaacaaatgaaagaaaaaaacgtctATGGAACAATAATAATG ATGTTCTCAACAGTGCTGGGAATAAGATGGCACAGTCAATTGAACACAAGGAAGTAACGAAGG ATACTTTCGTGCAGAAttggaaatatatttttgaaacagATGTTCCAAAGCCAGCGGTTAGTTGCAGAGCTACGCCAGCTACCgtagactgtgcacgtaatgtcaataacaataacaataaagacTGGTTTAACAACTACCTGCACATAGCTAAGCAAGAAATCTGGATGAAGCCAGGAGCTCTGAAGAAAGACTTGTCACTTCCTGTTGAAAGCATGCTAAAAAACCGATACAATTGCTCACAATGTGAAAAGGCTTTTAACACTGTTCATGGTTTGGAAGTGCATGTACGACGATCGCATCCTGGAAAGCTACGGCCGTATCACTGCGAACTGTGTGGAAAAACCTTCGGCCATAAAATCAGCCTGCAACAGCACAAAGAAACCATCCATTCGGCGTTTCGAAGTTTCACCTGCACAGAATGTGGAAAAGCTTTCAAACGCTCATCAACTTTATCTACACACATGCTTATTCATAGTAATACTCGACCGTACGCATGCGTGTATTGTGGAAAGCGTTTTCATCAAAAATCAGATATGAAGAAGCATACATATGTTCACACAGGAGAAAGGCCATATCAATGTGGAGCATGCAATAAAGCGTTTAGTCAATCTTCTAAC